The genome window TGGCTTATTGCAAAGTCAAGAACGTTCTTCCTTGTAATTTTAACACCTCTTTCTTTTCCTACCTCTTTGAGGTACTCAAAAACGTGATAATAGGCATAGCTCTCTCCTTCAGCAAGCTTTAGGGCTTCCTCAATGTACTCATCTCTGCCGTTTAATGGCGGCCCGGTTAAGAGAATTACCTCTTTCATTTTATCACCTCCATCAAAGTTATTGGAATTTTGTTAATTAGGTTTATAAACAAAATCCTAAAATGCGAAAACTTTAAATAGTATTTGAGGTTAGGGGGTTTTGTAGGAGTTCTATCTGTTCTACCATTGCTAAAGGGGTGTTGCACTTGAGTAAATTTAAAGGGACAACGACAGTAGGCATTGTTTGTAAGGGTGGAGTAGTGCTAGCAGCAGATATGAGAGCAGCCCTTGGAAACATGATTATGGCAAAGAATGTTACAAAAATCTTCCAGATTGATGAGCACTTGGCATTAGCAGGAGCAGGAGATGTTGGAGACATCTTGAGCCTTGTCAGAATGTTGAGAGCAGAGACAAGGCTTTACAGAGCTAGGGTTGGCAGGGAGATGAGTGTTAAAGCCTTAGCAACATTGACAGCCAATATCCTCAATGGAACTAGGTACTTCCCGTACTTTGGTTGGTTCTTAATTGGTGGTTATGAAGAGAAGCCGAGGATTTATTCTGTTGATATGGCTGGAGGAATGACTGAGGATAAATATGTCTCAGCTGGTTCTGGTATGGAGTTTGCTTATGCCATTTTGGAAAATGAATATAAAGAGAACATGCATGTTGATGAGGGCGTTAAATTAGCTGTTAAGGCTATAAATACTGCCATTAAGAGAGACGTCTTCACTGGAGATGGAATAATGGTTGCCACGATTACGAAAGAAGGATACAAGGAGCTTAGCAGAGAAGAAGTTGGTGAGATTCTTAAAAGCCTTTAAGTTCAGAGGTGATTACGGTGATAAAGAGGGAAAGTTCTGTAGATGAAATCCTAAGGGAAATGAGAGAAATCATAAATCAGATGGTTCCTAAGGAAGCGAAGATAACGGATATAGAGTTTGAAGGACCCGAGCTTGTGATTTATGTTAAAAATCCTGAAGCAATAATGCAGGATGGAGATTTGATCAAAAACCTTGCTAAGGTTCTTAAAAAGAGAATTAGTGTGAGACCTGACCCTGATGTTCTCCTCCCGCCCGAGAGAGCTGAAGAATTGATCAAGGAGATTGTTCCAGCTGAAGCTGAAATCACGAACATAAGCTTTGACCCCTCTGTTGGTGAGGTTATTATCGAAGCTAAAAAACCGGGATTAGTGATTGGAAAGAACGGTGAGACGTTAAGGAAAATAACCCAAAAAGTTCACTGGGCGCCAAGAGTTGTTAGAACTCCGCCATTGCAGTCTCAGACAATCTATTCAATTAGGCAAATACTCCAAACAGAGAGCAAAGATAGAAGAAAGTTTCTCAGAAATGTCGGAAGAAACATCTACAGAAAACCAGAGCTTAAGAGTGAATGGATCAGAATTACTGGTCTCGGGGGATTTAGAGAGGTTGGGAGGAGTGCTTTGCTCTTGCAGACAAATGAAAGCTTCGTATTGGTTGACTTTGGAATAAACGTTGCGGCGCTGAATGATCCTAAAAAAGCATTCCCTCACTTTGATGCTCCTGAATTTAGATATGTGTTACGTGAGGGGCTTTTAGATGCTATAATCATCACACACGCTCACTTAGACCACAGCGGATTGCTGCCATACCTCTTCCGCTACAACCTATTTGATGGACCAATTTACACAACACCGCCAACGAGAGATTTGATGGTTCTGCTTCAGAAGGATTTCATTGAAATACAGCAGAGCAGTGGCATTGGACCTCTCTACAGACCTAAGGACATCAAGGAGGTTGTAAAGCACACGATCACACTTGACTATGGAGAAGTCAGAGACATTTCCCCAGACATGAGGCTTACGTTGCACAATGCTGGACACATCTTAGGTTCCGCCATAGTTCACCTCCATATAGGAAATGGACTTCACAACATAGCTGTCACTGGAGACTTTAAATTCATTCCAACAAGGCTATTTGAGCCTGCTAATGCAAGATTTCCAAGACTTGAGACATTAGTCATGGAATCAACGTATGGTGGAAGCAACGATTATCAGATGCCAAGAGAAGAGGCAGAGAAAAAGCTCATCGAGGTAATTCACCAAACAATAAAGAGGAAAGGAAAAGTGCTCATTCCAGCAATGGCAGTTGGTAGGTCCCAGGAGATTATGATGGTTCTCGAGGAGTATGCCAGAGTTGGTGGAATTGAAGTACCGATATACCTAGATGGAATGATCTGGGAAGCAACAGCAATCCACACAGCTTATCCAGAATATCTGAGCAAAAGCTTGAGGGATCAAATATTCCATGAGGGATACAATCCATTCCTAAACGAAATATTTAAGCCAGTGGCAAATGCAAGGGAGAGGCAAGATATAATTGACAGCGAAGAGCCAGCAATCATAATAGCCTCATCTGGTATGCTTGTTGGAGGGCCAAGCGTTGAGTACTTCAAACAGCTAGCGCCAGATCCAAGGAACGCTATAATCTTCGTCAGCTATCAAGCAGAGGGAACACTCGGCAGACAGGTGCAGAGAGGTCTTAGGGAAATTCCAACAATTGGGGAAGGCGGAAGGACAGAAGTGATAAAGGTAAACATGGAAGTCCACACAATTGATGGATTCTCGGGTCATGCTGACAGAAGGGAGCTCATGAGCTATGTTGCAAAGGTTAGGCCAAGACCTGAAAGGGTAATCACAGTCCACGGTGAACCACAGAAGTGCCTTGACTTAGCATCTAGCATTCACAAGAAATTTGGACTCTCGACAAGGGCACCCAACAATCTGGATGCAATAAGGTTAAAGTGACCTTTTTCACTATTTATCTTTTGGTGATAGCATGAAATGTCCAAGATGTGGGAGAGAGTGGATTTCTTTTGTTCCCCCTCAATGCTTATGCGGTGAGCTACTTGAGATAACCTATGATTATTCCAATGTTGATCCCAGAGAGTGGAAAAAACGTGATAGAGGAGTCTGGCGCTATAAGGAGCTTTTACCAAGGGTTAATGAGATTATAACTCTTAAGGAGGGGGGAACTCCTTTAGTAAGAGCTAAAATTGGTGAAAAGCTGAATCTCAATGTCTATATAAAAGATGAGACCCGAAACCCTACCGGCTCTTTTAGAGATAGGTTTGTAACTGTTGGAGTTTCTTATGGTCTTCCTTATGCTGATAATGGTTTTATAGTTGCAAGTGACGGAAATGCGGCCGCTTCTTTGGCTGCTTACGCTGCAAGAGCCAACAAGGAGGCTTTTGTTGTAGTGCCGAGAAGGGTTGATAAAGGGAAGCTCATCCAGATGATAGCTTTTGGTGCAAAGATAATCCGCTATGGAGACAGTGTTGATGAGTGCGTAGATTACGCTAAAGAGCTTGCAAAGCTCAATGGTTTGTATGATATAACTCCAGAAAACAACATAATTGGATTAGAGGGGCAAAAAACTGTAGCTTTTGAGCTTTGGGAAGAGATAAACCCAACCCATGTTGTTATCCCAACGGGAAGCGGGAGTAACCTCTACAGCATTTATAAGGGTTTTAAAGAGCTTTTGGAGATTGGAGCAATAGATGAGCTGCCGAGACTAATAGCTGTTCAAACAGATAGGTGTAATCCAATAGCAAGTGAAATTTTGGGAATAAAACCAAAGAGGGAGTTTACGAAAGCCTTGGGACTTTATGTTAAAGACCCAGTAAATCGAGAGAGAGCAGTTAAAGCTGTGAAAGAAAGTGGTGGAACAGCTGTTATAGTAGGGGAAGATGAGCTTGACTTAGGGGAGAGGCTGTTAGCCAAGGAGGGAGTATTTGCTGAATATGCATCTGCTGTCGTAGTTCCAGCTCTCCTTAAGCTTAATGAGGAGGGGTACTTTGAAAAAGATGACAGAATTGTTCTCATTGTCACTGGCTCTGGGCTCAAGGGCTATTACATAGAAGAGCGTGAGAAGTTCTCCATTGGTGGAACTAAGCTTAAAATTCTCAAATTGCTGAAAGAAAAGCCTATGTACGGCTATGAAATATGGGAGAACTTAGAAAAGCCAATGAAGTATCAAGCTGTTTACCAGCACATTAGAGAGCTTGAGAGCTTAGGACTCATAGAAGAGGCGTATAAGAAGGGAAGGAAAATTTACTACAAATTGACTGAGAAAGGACAGCGCTTGCTAGAGAACTTTGAAGAATAGAAAGAATTTTAAAGACCTTTAAATACTAAGCCTTTTAGGTGGGAAACGTGAGAGTTGAAAATAAAGTGTCACTTGCCATCTATGTAATGGGAGCTTTGGGCGGAATAATCAGTGGTGTACTCTCTGCTAATGCTAATCTTGGCTATGTCGCTGGTTTACTTTTGTATTTCCTGACTCCTAAAGTGATTAAAGCTACTATTAAGGACCTACCTGGAGAGCTACAAGATGACAATGTTCTCCTTAGGAAATCATTTTGGGGCTTCCTGTTGTTCTGGTTCTACTTCACGATACTTGTGTACAACATAGTGCTCCCACAACAGCCTGTGTTCTACTCAAATCAGAGCTTATTGTATAACGCAACAAAGGGATGAGAGATGAACACTGAAGATATGAAAAAGCTGGTTGCAAAGGAGGCTTTGAAATATATTGAGGACGACATGATAGTTGGATTAGGTACTGGTTCTACAACAGCGTATTTCATCAAAATGCTTGGTAGAATGATTATGAACGAGGAGCTTTTTGATGTTTATGGACTGCCAACTTCATATCAAGCGAGAATTTTAGCTCTAGAAAGTGGAGTTCCTGTTGTCAGCTTAGACGAAGTTGATGCAATAGATATAGCCGTTGACGGGGCAGATGAGGTTGACCCGCATTTGAATCTAATTAAAGGCAGAGGAGCAGCTTTAACAATGGAGAAGATCATTGAGTACAGAGCTGGAACTTTTCTCGTTCTCGTTGATGAGTCCAAGCTTGTAGAATATCTCGGACAAAAAATGCCTGTTCCAATTGAAGTGGTTCCAGCAGCTTGGAGGGTTATAAAGGAAGAGCTTGAAGTTTTCAATGCTACAGCTGAGCTCAGAATGGGCGTTAAGAAAGACGGCCCTGTGGTTACAGACAACGGAAATTTCATACTTGATGCTAAGTTTGAGAGGATTGAAGACCCTCTGGATTTAGAGATTGAGCTTAACAACATTCCCGGCGTCGTGGAGAATGGGATCTTTGCTGATATAGCTGATATTGTCTTAGTTGGCACTAAAGAGGGCGTTAAGAAATTAGAACGTTAAAAATAAAAAGAGAGCTAAGCTTCAATTATTCTTTGCTTTTCTTTTTACGGGGGCTCAACTATTACACAAAGAATTCATCGCCGCTCTTGTTCTCTAATCCTGGATGAATATCAAACCTAACGACACCTACTGGCACTTTGCCTCCTACAGCTTCAGTGACTTTTGCTACCCCAACATGTCCAAATCCGCCGCAAAGTTCAATAGCAACGATCCCATCTTCAACAAGTTCTTTTGCCACTTCACAAGCTTCGTTATAATTTTTAACTCCAACTACGTGGAGTTCTACAATCGGCGTTGCAACTACAGCTCTGTGCTTTTTAGGGTCTGCCTCAGGGGCTACAAATATAAAGGCTGCTTTAAGCTCCCCCATAGCCTAATTCCTCCTTAAGTTTCCACAATTAACTTCATTTACTCTTCCCACGACCAAGAGGGCGGGAATCCAGTTCTCTTTGATGGGAAGCTCAGAGGTATCGCAAATCCCCAATGTACTCCAGCATATGCTAATACAAATGCTTGTATTAAATAGTAAGTATCTTCAGGTCCCGTTGGAGGCCATATGGATTTGGTTATTGCAATGCTTACCAAAACTGCTATGATTTGTATTATGATCACGCCTATGAATCCCACAATAGCACCCAACGTTGGTGGCTTAATTTTCCTCCAGGGCCAGCCCTCAAATATTACAAATACGCTCCAGTTAAAGCTACATCCCGCTCCAAACCATATTAGGAAGTATAATGAGTACCCGCCTATTAGTGAAGCATATGGATTCTCTAGAGAGAAGTTAAAGTATCCGAGTAATGATGCAAATGCTATTATTAGGAACACTACAGCCAGATTTATTGCCCAATATGTGATGCCTCTTTCACCCTCATTCATATCCTTAGTCCAGTATGCTATAATGCCTGAACCCAAAAGCCATTGGGTAGGAATGAACCACCATGCAGGCATAAGTCCCGGTTTGGGTAGTACTATTATTGTCACTATGACTAGTGAATACCATAGTAAAAGACCCAATACTGCTTTTTTAGGCGGTGCTACTTTACCCCATAGGTTGAATGAAAAGTTCGTCACTACTATCCAAAAGAACAATCCTGCTAATATTGGGAAGCCATAAGTTTGCAAGTCAACTATTTTGCTAGCAGTATACCAACACAGCACTCCTAAGATCCAAGCTACACTGAGCATTGTAATGCCACGAGCCCACCAATTCTTGATTTTGTTAAATGGCCAGTACCCCCATACCACAAATGCAAAGATCCACCATAGAGGCCATAGATATGTTCCAACGATATCAAGCCATTCTAGTCCACATATCGAAACCCTAGTAAATATCATGTGCCCAATCCACCAGTTTAGAACAGAAGCTATAATTACAGCGAGCATTACGGGCCAATGATACCCCCACTTAGTGCTCTCACTTTTTTCTTTCTCATCAGCCATATTTTCCACCCCTCACATTTTGTTAAAGATAAAAAGAAAGAAAAAATGTCTGAAATCACTCTATCCATGGAATTTTAGCGTCAGTTGGATACACTGCATCTGGTTTTGGCCACTTGAAGTCTTTGGGCGGCTTGTAGATTTCCGCAATAAACTTCAGGTCATCTTCGGTGGTTAGGTATGTGTAGATAAAACCGTGCCATGTGCCGCCTTGTAGGATTCCATGACCCTTAGAACGGAAGAACTCCATAGCTTTATCATAATCCTCAACTGCAAACGCCACATGATGGAGACCCTCACCATGGGTGCGTAGAAATTCTGCATAAATGCTCTTGTCATCTTTAGGTTCTATTAGCTCCCATTGAACCTTTCCAATGTTACAGAGAGCAATGCGCATGGCATAATCCTCTCTTTTATCTCTGATGATCATGTCTTTTACTGTTTCAGGGTTAAAATCGTATATTGCCCATGGACCTATACCATACTCATCAGCATATTTTTTAACCGCTTCATCTACATCTCTCACCACAACAGCCACTTGAAGTACATCTGTAAATATTGGCTTCTCCACTATTCTCACCTTCTTCTCAATGTTTAAAAAATAAAAAACAGAATCAAAGAACCTCTCTAACAGCTTTTTCAATCTTTTCAGAACTTGGTATCCATTCTTTCTCGAGAGCCGGGCTGAATGGAACTGGCGTTGCTGGAGGTGTGATTATCTTAACCGGGGCTTTTAGAGCATCAAATGCTCTGCTTACAGCTAATGCAGCAATATCGGTTGCAAAGCCACATCTTGGATATCCCTCATCTACAACAACGAGCCTTCCAGTCTTCTTTATAGAATTGAGTATTGTGTCAACATCTAAAGGCACCAAAGTCCTTGGATCAACTACTTCAACGCTTATTCCCTCTTCTTCGAGCTTCTTTGCAACTTCCAGAGACTTGTGAACCATTGCTGCTGTTGCCACGATTGTAACATCTTTTCCCTCTTTCTTAACGTCAGCCTCTCCTAGTGGAATTGAGTATGGTTCTTCTGGAACTGGCCCTTTAATCGCATAGAGGCCCTTATGCTCTATGAATACTACTGGGTCGTCGTCTTCTATTGATGAAATTAGCAGCCCTTTTGCGTCGTAGGGTGTGGATGGCATGACGACTTTAAGACCTGGAACATGTACAAACAAGGCGTGAAGTGATTGTGAGTGCTGTGCTGCTGCCGAGAAGCCTGCTCCACAAGTTGTTCTGAGAACCATTGGTATTTTCGCCTTTCCACCAAACATGTATCTCATCTTTGCTGCTTGGTTGTAAATTTGATCATATGCAACTCCCAAGAAGTCTATGAACATCAGCTCAACCACTGGCCTTAAAAGACCTGTTGCCGCGGCACCTACAGAAGTCCCAATGAACCCACTTTCTGCAATTGGCGTGTCTCTAACTCTTTCGGGTCCATATTTATCATAGAGGCCAGCTGTGACTCCATAGATTCCACCGTATACTCCTACGTCTTCACCCATGACGACTACTTTCTCATCCTTTGCCATCTCATAGTCCAAAGCTTCGTTTAAGGCTTGAGCGAATGTGATTTCTCTCACCACTGCCATACTAGCACCCCCTTGGTTGGTGTTGAGAAGACGTCTTCGACAACATCCTCCTTGGTTGGCCATGGACTCTCTTCTGCAAACTTAACTGCATCTTCGATCTCTCTCTTTACTTTCTCCCAAATTGCATCAAGCTCCTCTTTTGTAGCAATGCCCTTGCTCAAGAGTTTTTCTTCAAAAAGCTTTATTGGGTCTTTGTTCTTCTTCCACCACTCAACCTCGTCCTTTGATCTGTAAACCTCAGGATCGCCCTCAAAGTGTCCTCTGAACCTGTATGTCTTCACTTCTATTAGTGTTGGCCCTTCTCCCCTTCTGGCCCGTTCAATAGCTTCTTTGGCCACCTCATAAACAGCCAAAACATCTTGTCCATCCACTGCAACACCCGGAATCCCATATGCTTTTCCCCTTTCTGCAACGCTCTTAATTGCCTGTTGCTTTGAGTATGGGAGGGATATTTGGTATAAATTATTCTCACAAACAAATACCACTGGAAGCTTCCATATTGATGCTATGTTTATTCCCTCATGGAAGTTCTGCTGGTTTGAAGCACCTTCGCCAAAGAATGCAACTGCAACACTGTCAAGACCGTTTAGTTTTATTCCCAAGCCTGCACCTACTGCATGTGGAATTCCGCCACCAACGATACCATTTGCTCCCAATTCACCAATATCAAGGTCAGCAATGTGCATTGAACCTCCTTTACCTTTACAAATCCCCGTCTTCTTTCCAAAGAGCTCAGCCATTGAAGCTTCTATACAACCCCCTTTTGCAATGTAGTGTCCATGTCCTCTGTGGGTGCTTGTAATGAAGTCATCTTTCCTCAAGTTTGCCATCACGCCTACTGCCACGGCCTCTTCGCCAACATATAGATGGACAAATCCTGGAATTTTTCCTTGTGCAAAGAGTTCTGCCACTTTTTCTTCATGCACTCTAATCTTTACCATGGTCTCATACATCCACAACAGGGTTTCTTTTGGAATTTCCTCTACAACCATTTTGTCTCCTCCATAGGTTTTAGATTGTATCGACTAAAGTCTGTTCCATGAGTTAATCAAGAACAGATTTTTAGTCCATTAGTAATTTGTAAAACTACTATATATGTTTTTCGCAAAGATTATATACCTATAGCTATTATTAATAGATGAGAATATTGTTATACTGGAGGTAGAATTATGCCAAAGATTAATATAATTATGCCAAAATTTGGAATGACTATGCAGAAAGGAACAATAGTGGAGTGGAAGAAAAAACCGGGTGAAAAAGTGGAGAAAGGGGAAGTTATAGCGATTGTAGAATCGGAAAAAATAACGGGAGAAATAGAAGCCCCAGCATCTGGGATATTAGCGGAGATTTTGCACGGAGTAGGCGATGAAGTCCCTGTGGGCGAGAAAATAGCCATAATTGAAACAGAAGAGTGATCACATGGTAAGTGAAGAAGTTAGAATGCTGGCCGAGCAATACGATATTGATTTGTCAAAGATAACGGGCTCAGGACCAAATGGGGAAGTTACTCTTCAAGACCTTGAAGCTTACATAAAAGAGCACTATTTTCCAAAGGTTAGGCAAGAAGTCAAGATTCTTGGAATTAGAAAGGTTATAGGGGATAGGCTTTCCAAAAGCTACAGAGAAGCAGTTCATGTAACACTTAACATGGAGGTTGAGATGGACAAGATTATTGAAACAAGAGAAAAATTGGCAAAAAAACTTGAGAAGAAGCCATCATATACTGTTTTAATGCTTAAGTGTGTTGCAAAAGCAATTAGAGACTCCATAGAGATAAATGCAACAATGGAAGGTAATAAGATAATAATCTACGATAGCATAAACATCAACATAGCTGTTGATAGTCCAATAGGTCTTATCACACCTGTTATTAGGGATGTGGACAAAAAAAGCTTGGAAGAACTTTTAAGTGATTATCAAGATTTGGTTGAGAGGGCCAAAAAAGGCATCCTTAAGGAGAAAGACTTTGTTGGAGGAACTTTTACGGTAACGAACCTTGGCATGTTTGGGATTGACTCTTTCACCCCAATAATTAACCCTCCACAGATAGCAATTTTAGGACTTAATAGGATTGTGAAAAAACCTGTAATAAAAGAGGGGGAGATTAAGATTTGCAACGTCATGAATCTATCTTTAAGTTTTGACCATAGGGCAATAGATGGTGCTCCAGCGGCTAGATTTCTACAAAAGGTTAAGCACTACCTAGAAAACCCAGAGGAAGTGTTTGAAGTTGAATGAATGGAAAAGATATGTCATAGAAATTGGTATGGGGATTGATCAGCATGGTCAAGACTCAACAAAGGTAGCTATAAAAGCAGTTAAAGACGCTATAAGTAGGGTTTGCACCGTTGGATTGCTTGAGTTGTTTGAGCTTGATTTTGAAAGAGATGTAAGAGTCGAAGCTGCTATAGGCGTTCCATATCCAGAAAAAGTCGATGTTGAAAAAGTCCGTAAAGCTATTCCATTAAAGTGTGAGAAAGTCATTAACGTTGTTAATGGCGGATTAAAAGGCCCAGGGATAGCCCTTGAAGAGTTTGGAGATAAAACGAACGAGATATTAATAGCAATAGCATTTATTACGATTTATGTGAGGAGAGAATGCAAATGAAAAAAACTACTGTTGGCATCATCGCAAATCCAGAATCTGGGAGGGATATAAGGCGATTAGTGGCGCATGCAAGTGTTTTTGACAACATGGAAAAAGTCAATATAGTGGAGAGACTTTTACTCATAATGCAAGAATTAGGAGTTGAAAGAGTTATTGCTATGCCAGAAACTTTTGGAATTGTCCCAGCGGCCCTTTATTCATTAGGAGATCGTCTATCTATGGAAGTTGAGGTTCTCTCAATGAAAATCTTGGGTGATTGGAGGGACACTTTAGAAGCAACAAAAATAATGAAAGACCAAGTAAGTGCCATAATAGTAATCGGGGGAGATGGAACCAATAGAGTAGTTGCAAAAGCTTCTGACAACGTTCCAATAATGCCGATCTCAACCGGAACTAACAACGTTTTCCCATACATGATAGAAGCAACAATAGCAGCTGAAGCAGTTGCGGCAATAGCTACAGGTATTGTAAAGTCCGAGGAAGGAACTTACAAAGCTAAAAGGGTCGAAATTTTTGAAGATGGTAAACTAAAAGATATAGCGTTGATAGATGCTGCTGCAACCATGCACTCCTTTGTGGGTTCGAGAGCTGTTTGGAAACCCGAGTACATAAAGGAAATCGTCGTGAGTATATGTTTGCCTTCAAATATTGGGCTAAGCTCAATTTCAGGGATAATAAAAGAGATACGTGAAGATGAGGATTTGGGTTTATATGTTGAGCTTGGAGAGGGAAAGAAGATAAGGGCACCAATAGCTCCTGGAGTTTTAAGAGAAGTTAGTATTAAGAGCTATAGAACCTTAGAGCTCGGAGAAGAAGTTGAAATAAAGACTACTCCCTCTCTATTTGCTTTGGATGGTGAGAGAGAAGTTGAAGTGGAGGGAGAAGTTACAGCAAGAATTACAAGAAATGGTCCAAGA of Thermococcus sp. M39 contains these proteins:
- the psmB gene encoding archaeal proteasome endopeptidase complex subunit beta gives rise to the protein MLHLSKFKGTTTVGIVCKGGVVLAADMRAALGNMIMAKNVTKIFQIDEHLALAGAGDVGDILSLVRMLRAETRLYRARVGREMSVKALATLTANILNGTRYFPYFGWFLIGGYEEKPRIYSVDMAGGMTEDKYVSAGSGMEFAYAILENEYKENMHVDEGVKLAVKAINTAIKRDVFTGDGIMVATITKEGYKELSREEVGEILKSL
- a CDS encoding beta-CASP ribonuclease aCPSF1, which translates into the protein MIKRESSVDEILREMREIINQMVPKEAKITDIEFEGPELVIYVKNPEAIMQDGDLIKNLAKVLKKRISVRPDPDVLLPPERAEELIKEIVPAEAEITNISFDPSVGEVIIEAKKPGLVIGKNGETLRKITQKVHWAPRVVRTPPLQSQTIYSIRQILQTESKDRRKFLRNVGRNIYRKPELKSEWIRITGLGGFREVGRSALLLQTNESFVLVDFGINVAALNDPKKAFPHFDAPEFRYVLREGLLDAIIITHAHLDHSGLLPYLFRYNLFDGPIYTTPPTRDLMVLLQKDFIEIQQSSGIGPLYRPKDIKEVVKHTITLDYGEVRDISPDMRLTLHNAGHILGSAIVHLHIGNGLHNIAVTGDFKFIPTRLFEPANARFPRLETLVMESTYGGSNDYQMPREEAEKKLIEVIHQTIKRKGKVLIPAMAVGRSQEIMMVLEEYARVGGIEVPIYLDGMIWEATAIHTAYPEYLSKSLRDQIFHEGYNPFLNEIFKPVANARERQDIIDSEEPAIIIASSGMLVGGPSVEYFKQLAPDPRNAIIFVSYQAEGTLGRQVQRGLREIPTIGEGGRTEVIKVNMEVHTIDGFSGHADRRELMSYVAKVRPRPERVITVHGEPQKCLDLASSIHKKFGLSTRAPNNLDAIRLK
- the thrC gene encoding threonine synthase, which gives rise to MKCPRCGREWISFVPPQCLCGELLEITYDYSNVDPREWKKRDRGVWRYKELLPRVNEIITLKEGGTPLVRAKIGEKLNLNVYIKDETRNPTGSFRDRFVTVGVSYGLPYADNGFIVASDGNAAASLAAYAARANKEAFVVVPRRVDKGKLIQMIAFGAKIIRYGDSVDECVDYAKELAKLNGLYDITPENNIIGLEGQKTVAFELWEEINPTHVVIPTGSGSNLYSIYKGFKELLEIGAIDELPRLIAVQTDRCNPIASEILGIKPKREFTKALGLYVKDPVNRERAVKAVKESGGTAVIVGEDELDLGERLLAKEGVFAEYASAVVVPALLKLNEEGYFEKDDRIVLIVTGSGLKGYYIEEREKFSIGGTKLKILKLLKEKPMYGYEIWENLEKPMKYQAVYQHIRELESLGLIEEAYKKGRKIYYKLTEKGQRLLENFEE
- the rpiA gene encoding ribose-5-phosphate isomerase RpiA — protein: MNTEDMKKLVAKEALKYIEDDMIVGLGTGSTTAYFIKMLGRMIMNEELFDVYGLPTSYQARILALESGVPVVSLDEVDAIDIAVDGADEVDPHLNLIKGRGAALTMEKIIEYRAGTFLVLVDESKLVEYLGQKMPVPIEVVPAAWRVIKEELEVFNATAELRMGVKKDGPVVTDNGNFILDAKFERIEDPLDLEIELNNIPGVVENGIFADIADIVLVGTKEGVKKLER
- a CDS encoding DUF6506 family protein codes for the protein MGELKAAFIFVAPEADPKKHRAVVATPIVELHVVGVKNYNEACEVAKELVEDGIVAIELCGGFGHVGVAKVTEAVGGKVPVGVVRFDIHPGLENKSGDEFFV
- a CDS encoding VOC family protein, coding for MEKPIFTDVLQVAVVVRDVDEAVKKYADEYGIGPWAIYDFNPETVKDMIIRDKREDYAMRIALCNIGKVQWELIEPKDDKSIYAEFLRTHGEGLHHVAFAVEDYDKAMEFFRSKGHGILQGGTWHGFIYTYLTTEDDLKFIAEIYKPPKDFKWPKPDAVYPTDAKIPWIE
- a CDS encoding alpha-ketoacid dehydrogenase subunit beta — encoded protein: MAVVREITFAQALNEALDYEMAKDEKVVVMGEDVGVYGGIYGVTAGLYDKYGPERVRDTPIAESGFIGTSVGAAATGLLRPVVELMFIDFLGVAYDQIYNQAAKMRYMFGGKAKIPMVLRTTCGAGFSAAAQHSQSLHALFVHVPGLKVVMPSTPYDAKGLLISSIEDDDPVVFIEHKGLYAIKGPVPEEPYSIPLGEADVKKEGKDVTIVATAAMVHKSLEVAKKLEEEGISVEVVDPRTLVPLDVDTILNSIKKTGRLVVVDEGYPRCGFATDIAALAVSRAFDALKAPVKIITPPATPVPFSPALEKEWIPSSEKIEKAVREVL
- a CDS encoding thiamine pyrophosphate-dependent dehydrogenase E1 component subunit alpha — protein: MVVEEIPKETLLWMYETMVKIRVHEEKVAELFAQGKIPGFVHLYVGEEAVAVGVMANLRKDDFITSTHRGHGHYIAKGGCIEASMAELFGKKTGICKGKGGSMHIADLDIGELGANGIVGGGIPHAVGAGLGIKLNGLDSVAVAFFGEGASNQQNFHEGINIASIWKLPVVFVCENNLYQISLPYSKQQAIKSVAERGKAYGIPGVAVDGQDVLAVYEVAKEAIERARRGEGPTLIEVKTYRFRGHFEGDPEVYRSKDEVEWWKKNKDPIKLFEEKLLSKGIATKEELDAIWEKVKREIEDAVKFAEESPWPTKEDVVEDVFSTPTKGVLVWQW
- a CDS encoding biotin/lipoyl-containing protein; protein product: MPKINIIMPKFGMTMQKGTIVEWKKKPGEKVEKGEVIAIVESEKITGEIEAPASGILAEILHGVGDEVPVGEKIAIIETEE
- a CDS encoding dihydrolipoamide acetyltransferase family protein, translated to MVSEEVRMLAEQYDIDLSKITGSGPNGEVTLQDLEAYIKEHYFPKVRQEVKILGIRKVIGDRLSKSYREAVHVTLNMEVEMDKIIETREKLAKKLEKKPSYTVLMLKCVAKAIRDSIEINATMEGNKIIIYDSININIAVDSPIGLITPVIRDVDKKSLEELLSDYQDLVERAKKGILKEKDFVGGTFTVTNLGMFGIDSFTPIINPPQIAILGLNRIVKKPVIKEGEIKICNVMNLSLSFDHRAIDGAPAARFLQKVKHYLENPEEVFEVE
- a CDS encoding Lin0512 family protein, producing MNEWKRYVIEIGMGIDQHGQDSTKVAIKAVKDAISRVCTVGLLELFELDFERDVRVEAAIGVPYPEKVDVEKVRKAIPLKCEKVINVVNGGLKGPGIALEEFGDKTNEILIAIAFITIYVRRECK
- a CDS encoding NAD(+)/NADH kinase, with product MKKTTVGIIANPESGRDIRRLVAHASVFDNMEKVNIVERLLLIMQELGVERVIAMPETFGIVPAALYSLGDRLSMEVEVLSMKILGDWRDTLEATKIMKDQVSAIIVIGGDGTNRVVAKASDNVPIMPISTGTNNVFPYMIEATIAAEAVAAIATGIVKSEEGTYKAKRVEIFEDGKLKDIALIDAAATMHSFVGSRAVWKPEYIKEIVVSICLPSNIGLSSISGIIKEIREDEDLGLYVELGEGKKIRAPIAPGVLREVSIKSYRTLELGEEVEIKTTPSLFALDGEREVEVEGEVTARITRNGPRVIDYQKTLKIATERGFFDG